Proteins co-encoded in one Pedosphaera parvula Ellin514 genomic window:
- a CDS encoding DUF485 domain-containing protein, whose protein sequence is MKKPKRLDPHSEEFLHLLMRRQLTLSVACGAAFLMALLGLPLLNYFYPELMATRMAGFTLTWLILGILFFPFVWVIAWVFIKRSISLEQSEVTAIEKAKLKYPVEQEEEVQEHRL, encoded by the coding sequence ATGAAAAAGCCGAAGAGACTTGACCCACATAGTGAAGAGTTTTTGCATCTGCTGATGCGGCGGCAACTCACACTTTCAGTTGCTTGTGGAGCTGCCTTTCTGATGGCGCTGCTCGGACTGCCATTGCTCAATTACTTTTATCCGGAATTGATGGCAACACGCATGGCAGGTTTCACGCTGACCTGGCTCATTCTCGGAATTTTGTTCTTCCCATTCGTGTGGGTAATCGCCTGGGTGTTCATCAAACGTTCCATTTCGTTGGAGCAGAGTGAAGTTACGGCGATTGAAAAGGCGAAACTCAAGTATCCGGTCGAACAGGAAGAGGAAGTGCAGGAACACAGATTATGA